In Streptomyces sp. NBC_00091, the following proteins share a genomic window:
- the leuC gene encoding 3-isopropylmalate dehydratase large subunit, which yields MGRTLAEKVWDDHVVRRAEGEPDLLFIDLHLLHEVTSPQAFDGLRQAGRKVRRLDLTIATEDHNTPTLDIDKPIADPVSRAQLETLRNNCAEFGVRLHSLGDVEQGVVHVVGPQLGLTQPGTTVVCGDSHTSTHGAFGALAFGIGTSQVEHVLATQTLPLARPKTMAITVTGALPDGVTAKDLILAIIAKIGTGGGQGYILEYRGEAIEKLSMEARMTICNMSIEAGARAGMIAPDQTTFDYLEGRDHAPVGEDWDAAVAYWKTLRTDEDAVFDAEVVIDGAALSPFVTWGTNPGQGAPLSANVPDPASYEDASERLSAEKALEYMGLTAGQPLREIKVDTVFVGSCTNGRIEDLRAVAGIIEGRKVADGVRMLVVPGSVRVALQAVEEGLDKVFKEAGAEWRHAGCSMCLGMNPDQLAPGERSASTSNRNFEGRQGKGGRTHLVSPQVAAATAVLGHLASPADLSDAPATAGV from the coding sequence ATGGGTAGGACACTCGCGGAGAAGGTCTGGGACGACCACGTCGTCCGGCGCGCCGAGGGCGAGCCCGATCTCCTCTTCATTGATCTCCACCTGCTGCACGAGGTGACCAGCCCGCAGGCCTTCGACGGGCTGCGCCAGGCCGGCCGCAAGGTCCGCCGCCTGGACCTCACCATCGCGACCGAGGACCACAACACCCCCACCCTCGACATCGACAAGCCGATCGCCGACCCGGTCTCCCGGGCCCAGCTGGAGACCCTGCGCAACAACTGCGCCGAGTTCGGTGTCCGGCTGCACTCGCTGGGTGACGTCGAGCAGGGTGTCGTCCACGTCGTGGGCCCCCAGCTGGGCCTGACCCAGCCGGGCACGACCGTGGTCTGCGGCGACTCGCACACGTCCACGCACGGCGCCTTCGGCGCGCTGGCCTTCGGCATCGGCACCAGCCAGGTCGAGCACGTGCTGGCCACCCAGACGCTCCCGCTGGCCCGCCCGAAGACCATGGCCATCACCGTCACCGGCGCGCTGCCCGACGGCGTCACCGCGAAGGACCTGATCCTGGCGATCATCGCCAAGATCGGCACCGGCGGCGGCCAGGGCTACATCCTGGAGTACCGCGGCGAGGCCATCGAGAAGCTCTCGATGGAAGCCCGCATGACCATCTGCAACATGTCGATCGAGGCCGGCGCCCGCGCGGGCATGATCGCCCCCGACCAGACCACCTTCGACTACCTGGAGGGCCGCGACCACGCCCCCGTGGGCGAGGACTGGGACGCGGCGGTCGCGTACTGGAAGACGCTGCGCACCGACGAGGACGCGGTCTTCGACGCCGAGGTCGTCATCGACGGCGCGGCGCTGTCGCCGTTCGTCACCTGGGGCACCAACCCGGGCCAGGGCGCGCCGCTGTCGGCCAACGTCCCCGACCCGGCTTCGTACGAGGACGCTTCGGAGCGCCTGTCCGCCGAAAAGGCCCTGGAATACATGGGGTTGACGGCCGGACAGCCGCTGCGCGAGATCAAGGTCGACACCGTCTTCGTAGGTTCCTGCACCAACGGCCGCATCGAGGACCTGCGCGCCGTCGCCGGGATCATCGAGGGCCGCAAAGTCGCCGACGGCGTACGGATGCTGGTCGTCCCGGGCTCGGTCCGGGTCGCCCTCCAGGCCGTGGAGGAGGGCCTGGACAAGGTCTTCAAGGAGGCCGGCGCCGAATGGCGGCACGCGGGCTGCTCGATGTGCCTGGGCATGAACCCCGACCAACTGGCGCCCGGTGAGCGTTCCGCGTCCACCTCCAACCGCAACTTCGAGGGCCGGCAGGGCAAGGGCGGGCGTACCCACCTGGTCTCCCCGCAGGTGGCCGCGGCCACCGCGGTGCTGGGCCATCTGGCCTCGCCCGCCGACCTGTCCGACGCCCCCGCGACCGCCGGAGTCTGA
- the ndgR gene encoding IclR family transcriptional regulator NdgR: protein MDNSSGVGVLDKAALVLSALESGPATLAGLVAATGLARPTAHRLAVALEHHRMVARDMQGRFILGPRLAELAAAAGEDRLLATAGPVLTHLRDVTGESAQLYRRQGDMRICVAAAERLSGLRDTVPVGSTLPMKAGSAAQILMAWEEPERLHRGLQGARFTATALSGVRRRGWAQSIGEREPGVASVSAPVRGPSNRVVASVSVSGPIERLTRHPGRMHAQAVIDAAARLTEALRRSG from the coding sequence ATGGACAACTCTAGCGGCGTCGGCGTTCTCGACAAGGCAGCTCTGGTATTGAGCGCACTGGAGTCCGGTCCGGCCACCCTCGCCGGGCTGGTCGCGGCGACAGGGCTCGCACGACCCACGGCACATCGCCTTGCCGTGGCACTGGAACACCACCGGATGGTGGCGAGGGACATGCAGGGCCGGTTCATCCTCGGTCCGCGGCTGGCAGAGCTTGCCGCCGCGGCCGGCGAGGACCGCCTGCTGGCGACGGCCGGACCGGTGCTCACGCACCTCCGTGACGTGACCGGAGAGAGCGCGCAGCTCTACCGGCGTCAGGGCGACATGCGCATCTGCGTGGCGGCCGCCGAGCGGCTGTCGGGCCTGCGGGACACCGTCCCGGTGGGCTCCACGCTCCCGATGAAGGCGGGATCGGCCGCGCAGATCCTGATGGCCTGGGAGGAGCCCGAGCGGCTCCACCGGGGCCTGCAGGGCGCGCGCTTCACGGCCACGGCCCTGTCCGGCGTACGGCGCCGCGGCTGGGCCCAGTCGATCGGCGAGCGGGAGCCCGGCGTGGCCTCCGTCTCGGCGCCCGTACGCGGCCCGTCGAACCGCGTGGTGGCCTCCGTGTCGGTCTCCGGGCCGATCGAGCGCCTGACCCGCCACCCGGGGCGCATGCACGCCCAGGCCGTCATCGACGCGGCCGCCCGACTGACGGAGGCCCTGCGCCGCTCCGGCTGA
- a CDS encoding HU family DNA-binding protein, with amino-acid sequence MNKAQLVEAIADKLGGRQQAADAVDAVLDAMVRAVVAGDRVSVTGFGSFEKVDRPARYARNPQTGERVRVKKTSVPRFRAGQGFKDLVSGTKKLPKGDEVAVKKAPKGSLTGGASATVKKAAAKKATTAKKAAAKTAVAKKTVAKKTVAKKAATTVKKAAAKTTVAKKATATAKKAAPAKKATATAKKATATAKKTAPAAKKATATKAPAKKTATRKATAKKTTARKK; translated from the coding sequence GTGAACAAGGCGCAGCTCGTAGAAGCGATTGCCGACAAGCTGGGCGGCCGCCAGCAGGCCGCGGACGCCGTCGACGCGGTACTGGACGCCATGGTCCGCGCGGTCGTCGCGGGCGACCGGGTCTCGGTCACGGGCTTCGGCTCGTTCGAGAAGGTCGACCGCCCGGCCCGCTACGCCCGCAACCCGCAGACGGGTGAGCGCGTCCGGGTCAAGAAGACCTCCGTTCCCCGCTTCCGTGCGGGTCAGGGCTTCAAGGACCTGGTCAGCGGCACCAAGAAGCTCCCCAAGGGCGACGAGGTCGCCGTGAAGAAGGCCCCCAAGGGCAGCCTGACCGGCGGCGCTTCCGCCACGGTCAAGAAGGCCGCCGCGAAGAAGGCCACCACGGCGAAGAAGGCCGCCGCGAAGACCGCGGTCGCCAAGAAGACCGTGGCGAAGAAGACCGTCGCGAAGAAGGCCGCGACGACCGTCAAGAAGGCCGCGGCGAAGACCACGGTCGCGAAGAAGGCCACGGCCACGGCCAAGAAGGCGGCCCCGGCCAAGAAGGCCACGGCGACGGCCAAGAAGGCCACCGCCACCGCGAAGAAGACCGCCCCGGCGGCCAAGAAGGCCACCGCGACGAAGGCGCCCGCCAAGAAGACGGCGACGCGCAAGGCCACCGCGAAGAAGACCACCGCCCGCAAGAAGTAA
- a CDS encoding HAD family hydrolase, which produces MPIRAVLWDIDDTLFDYAGADSAGLAAHLRDEGIGERYGSPSETLALWRRLTELHWARFAAGEVTFQGQRRDRVRDFLGEPAMTQAQADAWFDRYVEHYKAAWVLFPDVLPVLDALADTYRHGVLSNSSAANQDPKLRHLGLRDRFEVLVCAAELGVSKPDAAAFLAACEALGLPPGEVAYVGDQPEIDARGARDAGLTAVWLDRDGGRGPGPDGVHRIAGLDRLPELLAADTRFGARSGIR; this is translated from the coding sequence ATGCCGATCCGCGCCGTGCTGTGGGACATCGACGACACCCTCTTCGACTACGCGGGGGCCGATTCGGCCGGGCTGGCGGCGCACCTGCGGGACGAGGGGATCGGGGAGCGCTACGGATCCCCGTCCGAGACGCTCGCCCTGTGGCGCAGGCTCACGGAGCTGCACTGGGCGCGTTTCGCCGCCGGCGAGGTCACCTTCCAGGGGCAGCGCCGGGACCGGGTGCGGGACTTCCTCGGCGAGCCCGCCATGACGCAGGCACAGGCCGACGCCTGGTTCGACCGCTACGTCGAGCACTACAAGGCCGCCTGGGTCCTCTTCCCGGACGTCCTGCCCGTACTGGACGCCCTCGCCGACACCTACCGGCACGGGGTGCTCTCCAACTCCTCCGCGGCCAACCAGGACCCCAAGCTGCGCCACCTCGGGCTGCGCGACCGCTTCGAGGTGCTGGTCTGCGCCGCCGAGCTGGGGGTGAGCAAACCCGACGCCGCCGCCTTCCTCGCCGCCTGCGAGGCACTGGGGCTGCCGCCGGGCGAGGTGGCGTACGTGGGGGACCAGCCGGAGATCGACGCGCGGGGGGCCCGCGACGCCGGTCTGACGGCGGTCTGGCTCGACCGGGACGGCGGCCGGGGGCCCGGTCCCGACGGCGTGCACCGGATCGCCGGACTCGACCGACTGCCGGAGCTGCTGGCTGCGGATACCCGTTTTGGAGCACGGTCAGGCATCCGGTAA
- the gltX gene encoding glutamate--tRNA ligase — translation MANANVRVRFCPSPTGNPHVGLVRTALFNWAFARHHGGTFVFRIEDTDAARDSEESYDQLLDSLRWLGFTWDEGPEVGGPHAPYRQSQRMDIYADIAKKLQDGGYAYHCYCTTEELDARRDAARAAGKPSGYDGQCRDLSAEQVAAYVAEGRSSIVRFRMPDETITFTDLVRGELSFTPENVPDFGIVRANGAPLYTLVNPVDDALMEITHVLRGEDLLSSTPRQIALYKALTELGVAKAVPQFGHLPYVMGEGNKKLSKRDPESSLNLYRERGFLPEGLLNYLSLLGWSFSKDQDIFSIEEMVAKFDIDGVNANPARFDLKKCEAINADHIRRMDPKAFADACAPWLRAPHANWAPEDFDAEAWARIAPHAQTRVTVLSDITANVDFLFLKEPVEDQASWDKAMKGEPAALLATARENLLAADWSDPESLKQAVLTAGEAHGLKLGKAQAPVRVAVTGRTVGLPLFESLEILGKERSLARIDATLAKLAA, via the coding sequence GTGGCTAACGCGAACGTCCGCGTACGTTTCTGTCCCTCCCCGACCGGCAACCCCCACGTGGGCCTGGTCCGGACCGCCCTCTTCAACTGGGCGTTCGCCCGCCACCACGGCGGTACGTTCGTCTTCCGCATCGAGGACACCGACGCGGCCCGCGACTCCGAGGAGTCCTACGACCAGCTGCTCGACTCGCTGCGCTGGCTCGGCTTCACCTGGGACGAGGGCCCCGAGGTCGGCGGCCCGCACGCCCCGTACCGCCAGTCCCAGCGCATGGACATCTACGCGGACATCGCGAAGAAGCTCCAGGACGGCGGCTACGCCTACCACTGCTACTGCACCACCGAGGAGCTCGACGCGCGCCGCGACGCCGCCCGCGCGGCCGGCAAGCCCTCCGGCTACGACGGCCAGTGCCGCGACCTCAGCGCCGAGCAGGTGGCCGCGTACGTGGCCGAGGGCCGCAGCTCGATCGTCCGCTTCCGGATGCCCGACGAGACCATCACCTTCACAGACCTGGTCCGCGGCGAGCTCTCCTTCACCCCGGAGAACGTGCCGGACTTCGGCATCGTCCGCGCGAACGGGGCCCCGCTGTACACGCTGGTCAACCCGGTCGACGACGCGCTGATGGAGATCACGCACGTCCTGCGCGGCGAGGACCTGCTGTCCTCCACCCCCCGCCAGATCGCCCTCTACAAGGCGCTGACCGAGCTGGGCGTCGCCAAGGCCGTCCCGCAGTTCGGCCACCTGCCGTACGTGATGGGCGAGGGCAACAAGAAGCTCTCCAAGCGCGACCCCGAGTCCTCGCTCAACCTCTACCGCGAGCGCGGCTTCCTGCCCGAGGGCCTGCTGAACTACCTCTCGCTCCTCGGTTGGTCCTTCTCCAAGGATCAGGACATCTTCTCCATCGAGGAGATGGTGGCGAAGTTCGACATCGACGGCGTGAACGCCAACCCGGCGCGCTTCGACCTCAAGAAGTGCGAGGCGATCAACGCCGACCACATCCGCCGGATGGACCCCAAGGCCTTCGCGGACGCCTGCGCCCCCTGGCTGCGCGCCCCGCACGCCAACTGGGCGCCGGAGGACTTCGACGCCGAGGCCTGGGCCCGGATCGCGCCCCACGCCCAGACCCGTGTGACCGTCCTCTCGGACATCACCGCGAACGTGGACTTCCTCTTCCTGAAGGAGCCCGTCGAGGACCAGGCGTCCTGGGACAAGGCCATGAAGGGCGAGCCCGCGGCCCTGCTGGCCACGGCCCGGGAGAACCTCCTCGCCGCCGACTGGTCGGACCCGGAGTCCCTCAAGCAGGCCGTCCTGACCGCCGGCGAGGCCCACGGCCTCAAGCTCGGCAAGGCCCAGGCCCCGGTCCGCGTGGCCGTCACCGGCCGCACGGTCGGCCTGCCGCTCTTCGAGTCCCTGGAGATCCTGGGCAAGGAGCGCTCGCTGGCCCGCATCGACGCGACCCTGGCCAAGCTCGCCGCCTGA
- the leuD gene encoding 3-isopropylmalate dehydratase small subunit translates to MEAFTTHTGRAVPLRRSNVDTDQIIPAHWLKKITRDGFEDGLFEAWRKDPEFVTNRPERAGATVLVAGPDFGTGSSREHAVWALQNFGFKTVISSRFADIFRGNSLKNGLLTVVLPQETVDRLWELTEADPTAEITVDLVDRKVRAEGVEAEFELDDNARWRLLEGLDDISLTLQNEADIDAYESTRPAFKPRTIRL, encoded by the coding sequence ATGGAAGCCTTCACCACCCACACCGGCCGGGCCGTTCCGCTGCGCCGCAGCAACGTCGACACCGACCAGATCATCCCGGCCCACTGGCTGAAGAAGATCACCCGCGACGGGTTCGAGGACGGGCTCTTCGAGGCCTGGCGCAAGGACCCGGAGTTCGTCACCAACCGTCCCGAGCGGGCCGGCGCGACCGTACTGGTCGCCGGTCCCGACTTCGGCACCGGCTCCTCGCGCGAACACGCCGTCTGGGCCCTGCAGAACTTCGGTTTCAAGACGGTCATCTCCTCCCGCTTCGCCGATATCTTCCGCGGCAACTCCCTGAAGAACGGTCTGCTGACCGTCGTCCTGCCGCAGGAGACCGTCGACCGGCTGTGGGAGCTGACCGAGGCCGACCCCACCGCCGAGATCACCGTCGACCTGGTCGACCGCAAGGTCCGAGCCGAGGGCGTCGAGGCGGAGTTCGAGCTCGACGACAATGCCCGCTGGCGTCTGCTGGAGGGTCTGGACGACATCTCGCTCACCCTTCAGAACGAAGCGGACATCGACGCGTACGAAAGCACCCGCCCGGCCTTCAAGCCGCGCACGATTCGGCTCTGA
- a CDS encoding roadblock/LC7 domain-containing protein — protein MSQAAQNLNWLITNFVDNTPGVSHTVVVSADGLLLAMSEGFPRDRADQLAAVASGLTSLTAGASRIFEGGAVNQTVVEMDRGFLFLMSVSDGSSLAVLAHPECDIGLVGYEMALLVDRAGNVLTPDLRAELQGSLLT, from the coding sequence ATGAGCCAGGCGGCACAGAACCTGAACTGGTTGATCACCAACTTCGTGGACAACACCCCCGGGGTGTCCCACACGGTGGTGGTCTCCGCCGACGGACTCCTTCTGGCGATGTCGGAAGGTTTCCCCCGTGACCGGGCCGATCAGCTGGCGGCCGTGGCCTCCGGCCTGACCTCGCTGACCGCCGGCGCCTCCCGGATCTTCGAGGGCGGCGCCGTCAACCAGACCGTGGTCGAGATGGACCGCGGGTTCCTCTTCCTGATGTCCGTCTCCGACGGATCCTCCCTGGCCGTGCTCGCGCACCCCGAGTGCGACATCGGCCTCGTCGGCTACGAGATGGCCCTCCTCGTGGACCGCGCCGGCAACGTCCTCACCCCGGACCTGCGCGCGGAGCTCCAGGGAAGCCTCCTCACCTGA
- a CDS encoding nitrate- and nitrite sensing domain-containing protein produces the protein MQGRFKRDGSAAAEQEPRGGIDRGSSPQHAQNRGPAVEGAGPHTAAPVKAKGRGKSGKVAKPGRGKGKTESPAAEEAIPKAPSGPGSRLAMQNWRISTRLVSLLTLPVVAATTLGGFRINDSLEDIQQLEHMQLLTTMTRQATSLAAMLQEERDKSAGPLSVDKSGRANSLVEGVRDQTDSAAKAFAAATDKVDNAEDKDETLKSIRNNILQIGRQLTGIEDIRKKAYQNGAQQTVTEYNALIVSLLSLSQDMAQATSNPEMIKRTRALAAFSSAKEYASIQRAIIAASLPESGDKQGKLEENDRLYALSALRGESQAKKTFELVYQGKPEELLSALGDGNSEIGSADHYARRVLSTQGQFVKEKNRSWMDWYDADDTKLRAMQQIELSLLEDMEQKARELKNESQQDAIINGALILLVLGVSLIGAFVMARSMIRSLRRLQDTATRVAQDRLPELVKQLSESDPQDVDTSVESVGLHTRDEIGQVAAAFDDVHREAVRLAAEQALLRGNVNAMFTNLSRRSQGLIQRQLSLISELESREADPDQLSSLFKLDHLATRMRRNGENLLVLAGEEPGRRWTRPVPLVDVLRAAASEVEQYERIELAAVPGTDVAGRVVNDLVHLLAELLENATSFSSPQTKVKVTGHALPDGRVLVEIHDTGIGLSPEDLAAINERLASPPTVDVSVSRRMGLFVVGRLSLRHGIRIQLRPSDSGGTTALVMLPVDVAQGGKKPGPTPGAGGPQGGPGGAPGGPGAPGGQQASVPGAGVRPPVGAGPQRGQVAGGNQRAALPGRDGGAGPQQQRPQGQGPRPQGGPSAATGQSQGQGAFGGGAPLPARGQGGGPQARPAGGPGGFPQQQGNGFERPQPPQGQPQQGQQGQPSQGQQGQPSQGQQQSGAAAPVQRRRPQLPPRGGAPRPELPATGGPAGVPQATSWGAAQGGHEVPRGHDELSGPGSTAEFARPDFNAPPPQAGGNPANGATGQFERPQPGGPMDPGGAGQFARPGGPGVGGGWAEQQQPQAQQPGGYAPAPAPRAEAPRLPQAYQPEALPPAPAQNAPEARSPIFDTMESNWSLQGGQQPAGQGHVPQQPQQQAAPAAPAPQQRGQQPLPQRGQEFAADPAAAATGSSPTVSWKSSPNDELMRQAERVRQPAAGGITTSGLPRRVPRANLVAGTAQQQSDTQAGPQVSRAPDDVRGRLTNLRRGIQQGRQAGTTGPATGSYHIDPTYQQER, from the coding sequence GTGCAGGGACGATTCAAGAGGGATGGCAGCGCTGCGGCGGAGCAGGAGCCGCGCGGCGGGATTGACCGTGGCTCCTCGCCCCAGCACGCCCAGAACCGCGGGCCGGCTGTCGAAGGAGCGGGGCCCCACACCGCCGCTCCGGTGAAGGCGAAGGGCCGCGGCAAGTCCGGCAAGGTCGCCAAGCCCGGCAGGGGCAAGGGCAAGACCGAGTCGCCCGCGGCCGAAGAGGCGATACCGAAGGCCCCCAGCGGGCCCGGTTCCCGTCTCGCCATGCAGAACTGGCGCATCAGCACGCGACTGGTGTCGCTGCTGACCCTGCCCGTCGTCGCCGCCACCACGCTCGGTGGCTTCCGCATCAACGACTCGCTCGAGGACATCCAGCAGCTCGAGCACATGCAGCTGCTGACCACGATGACCCGGCAGGCGACCAGCCTCGCCGCCATGCTCCAGGAGGAGCGGGACAAGTCGGCGGGTCCGCTGTCCGTCGACAAGTCGGGCCGGGCCAACAGCCTCGTCGAGGGTGTCCGCGACCAGACCGACTCCGCCGCCAAGGCCTTCGCCGCCGCGACCGACAAGGTCGACAACGCGGAGGACAAGGACGAGACCCTCAAGTCGATCCGCAACAACATCCTCCAGATCGGCCGTCAGCTCACCGGCATCGAGGACATCCGCAAGAAGGCGTACCAGAACGGCGCCCAGCAGACCGTCACCGAGTACAACGCGCTGATCGTCTCGCTGCTCTCGCTCTCGCAGGACATGGCCCAGGCCACCTCCAACCCCGAGATGATCAAGCGCACCCGTGCCCTGGCGGCGTTCTCCTCCGCCAAGGAGTACGCCTCCATCCAGCGCGCGATCATCGCCGCCTCGCTTCCCGAGAGCGGCGACAAGCAGGGCAAGCTGGAGGAGAACGACCGCCTCTACGCCCTCTCCGCGCTGCGCGGTGAGAGCCAGGCGAAGAAGACCTTCGAACTCGTCTACCAGGGCAAGCCCGAGGAGCTCCTCAGCGCGCTCGGCGACGGCAACTCCGAGATCGGCAGCGCCGACCACTACGCCCGCCGCGTGCTGAGCACCCAGGGGCAGTTCGTCAAGGAGAAGAACCGCTCCTGGATGGACTGGTACGACGCCGACGACACCAAGCTCCGGGCGATGCAGCAGATCGAGCTGTCCCTGCTCGAGGACATGGAGCAGAAGGCCCGCGAGCTCAAGAACGAGTCGCAGCAGGACGCCATCATCAACGGTGCCCTGATCCTCCTCGTCCTCGGTGTCTCCCTCATCGGCGCCTTCGTCATGGCCCGGTCCATGATCCGCTCGCTGCGCCGCCTGCAGGACACCGCGACGCGCGTCGCCCAGGACCGTCTGCCCGAGCTCGTCAAGCAGCTCTCCGAGTCGGACCCGCAGGACGTGGACACCTCCGTGGAGTCCGTCGGCCTGCACACCCGCGACGAGATCGGCCAGGTGGCCGCGGCCTTCGACGACGTGCACCGCGAGGCCGTCCGCCTCGCCGCCGAGCAGGCCCTCCTGCGGGGCAACGTCAACGCGATGTTCACCAACCTCTCGCGCCGCTCGCAGGGCCTCATCCAGCGTCAGCTCTCGCTCATCTCCGAGCTGGAGTCCCGCGAGGCCGACCCGGACCAGCTGTCCTCCCTCTTCAAGCTCGACCACCTCGCGACCCGCATGCGCCGTAACGGCGAAAACCTCCTCGTCCTCGCGGGCGAGGAGCCGGGCCGCCGGTGGACCCGCCCCGTCCCGCTCGTCGACGTGCTCCGCGCCGCCGCGTCCGAGGTGGAGCAGTACGAGCGCATCGAGCTGGCGGCGGTGCCCGGCACCGATGTCGCCGGCCGCGTCGTCAACGACCTCGTGCACCTCCTCGCCGAGCTGCTGGAGAACGCCACCTCGTTCTCCTCCCCGCAGACCAAGGTCAAGGTCACCGGTCACGCGCTGCCCGACGGCCGCGTGCTCGTCGAGATCCACGACACCGGTATCGGCCTCTCCCCCGAGGACCTCGCGGCGATCAACGAGCGGCTGGCCTCGCCGCCGACCGTGGACGTCTCCGTCTCCCGCCGCATGGGCCTGTTCGTGGTCGGCCGCCTGTCCCTGCGACACGGCATCCGCATCCAGCTGCGCCCCTCCGACTCGGGCGGTACGACGGCCCTCGTCATGCTGCCGGTGGATGTCGCCCAGGGCGGCAAGAAGCCGGGTCCGACGCCGGGTGCTGGCGGTCCGCAGGGTGGTCCCGGTGGCGCTCCCGGCGGTCCGGGTGCTCCCGGCGGCCAGCAGGCCTCCGTGCCCGGTGCGGGCGTACGTCCCCCCGTGGGCGCGGGCCCGCAGCGCGGCCAGGTGGCCGGCGGCAACCAGCGTGCCGCCCTGCCGGGGCGCGACGGCGGAGCCGGTCCGCAGCAGCAGCGTCCGCAGGGCCAGGGGCCCCGTCCGCAGGGCGGTCCCTCCGCCGCGACGGGCCAGTCCCAGGGCCAGGGTGCCTTCGGCGGCGGTGCTCCGCTGCCGGCCCGTGGCCAGGGCGGCGGTCCGCAGGCCCGCCCGGCCGGCGGTCCCGGCGGGTTCCCGCAGCAGCAGGGCAACGGCTTCGAGCGGCCGCAGCCGCCGCAGGGCCAGCCCCAGCAGGGCCAGCAGGGCCAGCCTTCACAGGGTCAGCAGGGTCAGCCCTCGCAGGGCCAGCAGCAGTCCGGCGCCGCGGCTCCGGTCCAGCGCAGGCGGCCGCAGCTGCCGCCGCGCGGTGGCGCCCCCCGTCCGGAGCTCCCGGCCACGGGCGGCCCCGCCGGGGTCCCGCAGGCCACCAGCTGGGGCGCGGCCCAGGGCGGCCACGAGGTCCCGCGCGGCCACGACGAGCTGTCGGGCCCCGGCTCCACGGCCGAGTTCGCCCGCCCGGACTTCAACGCCCCGCCCCCGCAGGCCGGCGGCAACCCCGCCAACGGCGCCACCGGCCAGTTCGAGCGCCCGCAGCCGGGCGGCCCGATGGACCCCGGCGGGGCCGGCCAGTTCGCCCGCCCGGGCGGCCCCGGTGTCGGCGGCGGCTGGGCCGAACAGCAGCAGCCGCAGGCCCAGCAGCCCGGTGGCTACGCCCCCGCGCCGGCGCCGCGCGCAGAGGCTCCGCGCCTCCCGCAGGCGTACCAGCCGGAGGCCCTGCCGCCGGCTCCGGCACAGAACGCCCCCGAGGCGCGCAGCCCGATCTTCGACACGATGGAGTCGAACTGGTCCCTCCAGGGCGGGCAGCAGCCCGCCGGGCAGGGACACGTACCCCAGCAGCCGCAGCAGCAGGCGGCTCCGGCCGCCCCGGCTCCCCAGCAGCGCGGGCAGCAGCCGCTGCCGCAGCGCGGCCAGGAGTTCGCGGCCGATCCCGCCGCGGCGGCCACCGGCAGCAGCCCGACGGTCAGCTGGAAGTCCTCCCCCAACGACGAGCTGATGCGCCAGGCCGAACGCGTGCGCCAGCCCGCCGCCGGTGGGATCACCACCTCGGGGCTGCCCCGCCGGGTGCCGCGCGCGAACCTCGTCGCGGGTACCGCCCAGCAGCAGTCGGACACCCAGGCGGGCCCGCAGGTATCGCGTGCTCCGGATGACGTCCGCGGCCGCCTCACCAACCTCCGTCGCGGTATCCAGCAGGGTCGCCAGGCCGGCACCACCGGCCCCGCGACCGGCAGTTACCACATCGACCCCACTTACCAGCAGGAGCGATAG
- a CDS encoding fumarylacetoacetate hydrolase family protein yields MRIARFSIDGNVAFGAVEGSTAPGAEGELVLDIIKGIPFADFELSGTKVPLNKVRLLPPVLPNKVVAIARNYREHAAELGNEVPEVPVTFFKPSTSVVGPGDPIVYPSFSQDLHHEAELAVVIGRMCREVPKERVKDVILGYTCANDVTARDVQQREKQWARAKGFDSACPLGPWIETDLDPSDLTIQCTVNGEQRQLGRTSDMVRSIEDLIVHISEAMTLLPGDVILTGTPAGVGPLNVGDEVAVTIEGIGTLTNRVIKRG; encoded by the coding sequence GTGCGCATCGCCAGGTTCTCGATCGACGGCAATGTCGCGTTCGGCGCGGTCGAGGGCAGCACTGCCCCCGGCGCCGAAGGTGAGCTCGTCCTCGACATCATCAAGGGCATCCCGTTCGCGGACTTCGAGCTCTCCGGCACGAAGGTCCCGCTGAACAAGGTGCGGCTGCTGCCGCCCGTGCTCCCGAACAAGGTCGTGGCCATCGCCCGCAACTACCGGGAGCACGCGGCGGAGCTCGGCAACGAGGTCCCCGAGGTGCCCGTCACCTTCTTCAAGCCCTCCACCTCCGTGGTCGGCCCGGGCGACCCGATCGTCTACCCCTCCTTCTCCCAGGACCTCCACCACGAGGCGGAGCTCGCCGTGGTCATCGGCCGCATGTGCCGCGAGGTCCCGAAGGAGCGCGTGAAGGACGTGATCCTCGGCTACACCTGCGCCAACGACGTCACCGCCCGCGACGTCCAGCAGCGCGAGAAGCAGTGGGCCCGGGCCAAGGGCTTCGACAGCGCCTGCCCCCTCGGCCCCTGGATCGAGACCGACCTCGACCCGAGCGACCTGACCATCCAGTGCACCGTGAACGGCGAACAGCGCCAGCTCGGCCGCACCAGCGACATGGTCCGCTCCATCGAGGACCTGATCGTGCACATCAGCGAGGCCATGACGCTGCTCCCGGGCGACGTCATCCTCACGGGGACCCCGGCAGGAGTCGGCCCCCTCAACGTCGGCGACGAGGTCGCCGTCACCATCGAAGGCATCGGCACTCTCACCAACAGGGTGATCAAGCGTGGCTAA